A genomic stretch from Ooceraea biroi isolate clonal line C1 chromosome 3, Obir_v5.4, whole genome shotgun sequence includes:
- the LOC105281321 gene encoding 5-phosphohydroxy-L-lysine phospho-lyase, with the protein MIGIGRGSAFDYSRSFWLIATQKRSHVGRETQISTIQKVQPKSFAMAESLEQMPKSDTIRLRERHIGQSCKLFYKSNPLKIVRAERQYMYDERNNRYLDCINNVAHVGHCHPDVVRAGQEQMALLSTNNRFLHDNLVICASRLTSLLPEPLFVCFLVNSGSEANDLALRLAQAHTKNKDVITLDHAYHGHLTTIIDISPYKFNKPNGTGKKDWVHVAPCPDVYRGKYRASDCNGEDLGVKYADDVKQICKDIKAKGRGLCAYIAESLISVGGQILPPQNYFRNVYRHVREAGGVCIADEVQVGFGRVGTHMWAFQMYGEDVVPDIVTMGKPMGNGHPVAAVVTTPEIARSFRDTGIEYFNTYGGNPVSCAVANAVMEVIERESLQENALKVGRHLIMELEKLAKRRKIIGDVRGVGLFVGIELVRDRIKKIPATAEAKHVVSRMKENKILISSDGPDNNVLKLKPPMVFTIDNVNHLVSVLDEILKEVDIDFDEEPETTTTIIKATISSIEVDRGTVMNNGNPLLVRAN; encoded by the exons ATGATAGGTATAGGTCGCGGTTCTGCTTTTGACTACTCCCGCAGTTTTTGGCTGATCGCTACGCAGAAACGCAGTCACGTTGGCCGAGAAACTCAG ATATCAACAATACAGAAAGTGCAACCAAAAAGCTTTGCCATGGCGGAATCCTTGGAACAAATGCCAAAATCCGATACCATAAGGCTTCGCGAGCGTCATATAGG aCAATCGTGCAAGCTGTTCTACAAATCGAATCCGTTAAAGATCGTAAGGGCCGAAAGACAATACATGTACGACGAGAGGAATAATCGATACCTGGATTGCATAAACAATGTCGCGCACg TTGGCCACTGCCATCCGGACGTCGTGCGAGCCGGTCAGGAACAAATGGCTTTATTGTCCACGAACAATCGCTTCCTTCACGACAACCTGGTGATCTGCGCGAGCCGATTGACGTCTCTTCTGCCGGAACCGCTGTTCGTTTGCTTCCTGGTGAACTCTGGCAGTGAAGCTAACGATCTTGCTCTCCGTCTCGCTCAGGCGCACACGAAGAACAAGGATGTTATCACGTTGGACCA CGCTTACCACGGACATTTGACCACGATAATCGACATCTCGCCGTACAAATTCAACAAGCCTAATGGTACCGGCAAGAAGGACTGGGTGCACGTG GCTCCTTGCCCGGATGTATACCGCGGGAAGTACCGCGCCAGTGATTGCAACGGAGAGGATCTTGGTGTCAAGTACGCCGACGACGTAAAGCAGATCTGCAAGGACATCAAGGCCAAAGGACGAGGACTTTGCGCCTACATCGCGGAGAGCCTTATCTCCGTCGGCGGACAGATTCTACCGCCGCAAAATTACTTCCGGAACGTGTACAG ACACGTACGTGAAGCTGGAGGAGTCTGCATTGCGGACGAAGTCCAGGTCGGTTTTGGAAGGGTCGGCACTCACATGTGGGCCTTCCAAATGTACGGCGAGGACGTTGTTCCGGACATAGTCACCATGGGCAAGCCCATGGGCAATGGTCATCCCGTTGCGGCTGTTGTTACAACGCCGGAGATCGCGCGCAGCTTCCGCGATACTGGAATCGAATACTTCAACACG TACGGTGGCAATCCTGTATCTTGTGCAGTGGCGAACGCGGTGATGGAAGTGATCGAACGCGAAAGTCTTCAGGAGAACGCCCTGAAAGTCGGTCGCCATCTGATCATGGAATTGGAGAAATTAGCGAAACGACGGAAGATTATCGGTGATGTTCGCGGTGTCGGCTTGTTCGTGGGCATCGAATTGGTTCGCGACAGAATCAAAAAGATACCAGCGACGGCGGAGGCGAAGCACGTTGTATCTAGGATGAAGGAGAACAAGATCCTCATCAGCAGCGATGGTCCGGATAACAACGTTTTGAAATTGAAACCGCCGATGGTCTTCACCATTGACAACGTCAATCATCTCGTATCTGTTCTCGACGAAATTCTCAAAGAAGTCGATATCGATTTCGATGAG GAGCCGGAAACTACTACAACTATCATCAAAGCAACAATCTCATCGATAGAAGTCGACAGAGGCACCGTGATGAACAATGGAAATCCATTACTCGTTCGCGCTAATTAA